A region from the Streptomyces sp. 3214.6 genome encodes:
- a CDS encoding class F sortase — MAPRRRARRPWHRTRAFRLTRTAVLAVVLVTVGVRCGGPDAPVAPARAGAAASDGTPGDPAPGGGADEEGRDAGEKPAERPKSPPRPLPRSPATTLRVPSLGIDAPIVPLRLGPDRHLGTPPLDKPKLVGWYAGGPTPGERGTAVVVGHRDTKTGPAVFAGLARVPRGARIEARRADGRTAVYTVDRVRVFDKDTFPDKEVYGPSKRPELRVLTCGGLFRRATGYTSNVVVFAHLTATR, encoded by the coding sequence ATGGCGCCGCGTAGGCGCGCACGCAGGCCCTGGCACCGGACCCGCGCCTTTCGCCTCACCAGGACGGCCGTGCTCGCGGTCGTCCTGGTGACGGTCGGGGTCCGGTGCGGTGGGCCCGACGCACCGGTCGCACCGGCGCGGGCCGGCGCGGCGGCGTCCGACGGGACGCCCGGCGACCCGGCCCCCGGGGGCGGCGCGGACGAAGAGGGCCGCGACGCGGGCGAGAAGCCGGCCGAGCGCCCCAAGTCGCCTCCGCGCCCGCTGCCCCGGTCCCCGGCGACCACCCTGCGCGTGCCGTCCCTGGGCATCGACGCGCCGATCGTGCCCCTGCGGCTCGGCCCCGACCGGCACCTCGGCACCCCGCCGCTCGACAAGCCCAAGCTCGTCGGCTGGTACGCGGGCGGCCCGACCCCGGGGGAGCGGGGTACCGCCGTCGTCGTCGGGCATCGCGACACCAAGACCGGCCCTGCGGTTTTCGCCGGCCTCGCGCGCGTGCCCCGGGGCGCCCGGATCGAGGCCCGGCGGGCCGACGGCCGCACCGCCGTCTACACCGTCGACCGGGTGCGGGTCTTCGACAAGGACACCTTCCCCGACAAGGAGGTGTACGGCCCGAGCAAGCGCCCCGAGCTGCGCGTACTCACCTGCGGCGGCCTCTTCCGACGGGCCACGGGATACACCAGCAACGTCGTCGTCTTCGCCCATCTGACGGCGACCCGCTGA
- a CDS encoding molybdopterin oxidoreductase family protein, giving the protein MSRTALRICPLCEATCGLTLTIEGTTVTGARGDREDVFSKGFICPKGASFGAVDSDPDRLRTPLVRRDGELREATWEEAFDAVAAGIRPVVERYGPNSVGIVLGNPNVHTMAGALYPPVLIAGLGTRSLFTASTVDQMPKHVSSGLLFGDANAIPVPDLDHTDHLLLIGANPLESNGSLCTAPDFPGKLKALKARGGTLTVIDPRRTRTAKLADRHIEIRPGTDALLLAAMAQVLFEELLVAPGELTPHLEGLDELAESVREFTPEAVAGACDVEAPLIRALARELAAAPTAAVYGRIGSCTVPYGTLASWLVDVLNILTGNLDRPGGALFPQAATDRTPRPAGPGHGFQLARWHSRVSRHPEAKGELPLSALAEEIDTATEEGEPIRALVAVAANPVLSAPDGDRLDKALDSLDFMVSVDPYLNETSRHADVVLPPPPPSQSPHHDFAFNTLAVRNQVRYNRPAVPLEPGRMAETEILARLTLAATGMHGADPAAVDDLVIGQTLGKAVKEAHSPVHGRDPRELAALLTGVSGPERRLDMMLRLGPYGDGFGARPDGLSLAELLEHPHGIDLGPLQPRLPQPLKTPSGRIELLPQPIVDDLPRLREGLRWRPDGLVLVGRRHLRSNNSWMHNVPALTGGTNRCTLHIHPEDAERLGVENGSRVRVKGAGGEVVAPAEVTDGVRRGVVSLPHGWGHDRPGTRLSHAAADPGVNVNQLLDGTLLDPLSGNAVLNGVPIEVSAIITKP; this is encoded by the coding sequence GTGTCCCGCACCGCCCTGCGAATCTGTCCCCTGTGCGAGGCCACCTGCGGGCTGACCCTCACCATCGAGGGGACGACGGTCACCGGCGCCCGCGGCGACCGGGAGGACGTCTTCAGCAAGGGTTTCATCTGCCCCAAGGGCGCCTCCTTCGGCGCCGTCGACAGCGACCCCGACCGGCTGCGGACACCCCTCGTACGCCGGGACGGGGAGCTGCGCGAGGCCACCTGGGAGGAGGCCTTCGACGCGGTCGCCGCCGGGATCCGCCCGGTGGTCGAACGCTACGGGCCGAACTCCGTCGGCATCGTTCTCGGCAACCCCAACGTGCACACCATGGCCGGCGCGCTCTACCCGCCCGTCCTGATCGCGGGCCTCGGCACCCGCAGCCTCTTCACCGCCTCCACCGTCGACCAGATGCCCAAGCACGTCTCCAGCGGCCTGCTCTTCGGCGACGCGAACGCGATCCCGGTGCCGGACCTCGACCACACCGACCACCTCCTGCTCATCGGCGCCAACCCCCTGGAATCCAACGGGAGTCTGTGCACCGCCCCCGACTTCCCCGGCAAACTCAAGGCGCTCAAGGCCCGCGGCGGCACCCTCACCGTCATCGACCCGCGCCGCACCCGCACCGCGAAGCTCGCCGACCGCCACATCGAGATCCGGCCGGGCACGGACGCACTGCTCCTCGCCGCCATGGCACAGGTGCTGTTCGAGGAACTCCTCGTCGCCCCCGGCGAGTTGACCCCGCACCTCGAAGGCCTCGACGAACTCGCCGAATCCGTACGGGAGTTCACTCCCGAAGCGGTCGCGGGCGCCTGCGACGTGGAGGCCCCGCTCATCCGCGCCCTCGCCCGCGAACTCGCCGCCGCACCCACCGCCGCCGTCTACGGCCGCATCGGCAGCTGCACGGTCCCGTACGGCACCCTCGCCAGCTGGCTCGTCGACGTCCTCAACATCCTCACCGGCAACCTGGACCGGCCCGGCGGCGCGCTCTTCCCGCAGGCCGCCACCGACCGCACCCCCCGCCCGGCCGGGCCCGGCCACGGCTTCCAGCTCGCGCGCTGGCACTCCCGGGTCAGCCGGCACCCCGAGGCGAAGGGCGAGTTGCCGCTGTCCGCGCTCGCCGAGGAGATCGACACTGCGACCGAGGAGGGCGAGCCGATCCGAGCGCTCGTCGCGGTCGCCGCCAACCCCGTGCTGTCCGCCCCGGACGGCGACCGGCTCGACAAGGCGCTCGACTCCCTCGACTTCATGGTCAGCGTCGACCCGTACCTGAACGAGACCTCGCGCCACGCCGACGTCGTGCTGCCCCCGCCGCCGCCCTCGCAGAGCCCGCACCACGACTTCGCCTTCAACACCCTCGCCGTACGCAACCAGGTCCGCTACAACCGCCCGGCCGTCCCGCTGGAGCCCGGCCGGATGGCCGAGACCGAGATCCTCGCCCGGCTGACCCTGGCCGCCACCGGCATGCACGGCGCCGACCCGGCCGCCGTCGACGACCTGGTCATCGGCCAGACCCTCGGCAAGGCCGTCAAGGAAGCACACTCACCCGTGCACGGCCGCGACCCACGGGAACTCGCCGCCCTGCTCACCGGCGTCAGCGGCCCCGAGCGCCGCCTCGACATGATGCTGCGCCTCGGCCCCTACGGCGACGGCTTCGGCGCCCGCCCCGACGGCCTGAGCCTCGCCGAACTGCTGGAGCACCCGCACGGCATCGACCTCGGACCGCTTCAGCCCCGGCTGCCGCAGCCGCTGAAGACGCCCAGCGGACGCATCGAGCTGCTCCCGCAGCCGATCGTCGACGATCTCCCGCGCCTGCGCGAGGGTCTGCGGTGGCGGCCGGACGGGCTCGTCCTCGTCGGGCGGCGCCATCTGCGGTCCAACAACAGCTGGATGCACAACGTCCCCGCCCTCACCGGCGGCACCAACCGCTGCACCCTGCACATCCATCCCGAGGACGCCGAGCGGCTGGGCGTCGAGAACGGCTCCCGGGTGCGGGTGAAGGGCGCCGGGGGCGAGGTGGTCGCGCCCGCCGAGGTCACCGACGGCGTGCGGCGGGGTGTGGTGAGCCTCCCGCACGGCTGGGGCCACGACCGGCCCGGCACCCGGCTGAGCCATGCCGCCGCCGACCCCGGAGTCAACGTCAACCAGCTCCTCGACGGCACTCTCCTGGACCCGCTGTCGGGCAACGCGGTCCTCAACGGTGTGCCCATCGAGGTCTCGGCGATCATCACAAAGCCGTGA
- a CDS encoding TetR/AcrR family transcriptional regulator, which yields MARPRKPLLSTDRIIETARTLVDAEGLAAVSTRRLAAELGVSGPSLYNHFRTKDEILEAVADSVSAQVDLSMFEDDRAWRTALHDWAVSYRAALRDHPNIVPVLAQGPGRRPAGLRLADAVYGAMVRAGWPPAQATSIGALMRYFVMGSALGSFAGGFVDDRTAYDPTDYPHLGQAHLLAEQQEKIDERAFETGLTALLDGLAQQYEQARRTT from the coding sequence ATGGCCCGACCGCGCAAGCCCCTCCTCAGCACCGACCGGATCATCGAGACCGCACGGACGCTCGTGGACGCGGAGGGCCTGGCCGCCGTCTCCACACGCCGACTGGCCGCCGAACTGGGGGTGAGCGGGCCCTCGTTGTACAACCACTTCCGCACGAAGGACGAGATCCTGGAGGCCGTCGCCGACTCGGTGAGCGCCCAGGTCGACCTGTCGATGTTCGAGGACGACCGAGCATGGCGGACCGCGCTGCACGACTGGGCCGTCTCCTACCGGGCGGCCCTGCGCGACCATCCGAACATCGTCCCGGTGCTCGCCCAGGGGCCCGGCCGCCGTCCCGCCGGACTGCGCCTCGCCGACGCGGTGTACGGCGCGATGGTCCGCGCCGGGTGGCCGCCCGCGCAGGCCACGTCCATCGGGGCACTGATGCGCTACTTCGTCATGGGCTCGGCGCTCGGCTCGTTCGCCGGGGGCTTCGTCGACGACAGGACCGCCTACGACCCCACCGACTACCCGCACCTGGGACAGGCCCATCTGCTCGCCGAACAGCAGGAGAAGATCGACGAGCGGGCGTTCGAGACAGGCCTCACGGCGCTTCTCGACGGGCTCGCACAGCAGTACGAGCAGGCGCGTCGGACCACCTGA
- a CDS encoding CitMHS family transporter, giving the protein MLTILGFAMIATFLVLIMLKKMSPIAALVLIPALFCVFVGKGAKLGDYVIDGVTSLAPTAAMLMFAIVYFGVMIDVGLFDPIVRGILKFCKADPLRIVVGTALLAAIVSLDGDGSTTFMITVSAMYPLYKRLKMSLVVMTGVAAMANGVMNTLPWGGPTARAATALKLDASDIFVPMIPALAVGLLFVFALSYVLGRRERTRLGVLTLDEVLVEEKIEEKAEEKVERTETVLVGAGGSGGSGAAKGAAPAAGSGAAALGDDDEPDDGFQGLDPHRATLRPKLYWFNALLTVALLTAMIMEWLPIPVLFLLGAALALTVNFPHIPDQKARLAAHAENVLNVSGMVFAAAVFTGVLKGTGMVDHMAKWMVDNIPDGMGPHMAIVTGVLSLPLTYFMSNDGFYFGVLPVLAEAGAAHGVTPLEMARASLVGQPLHMSSPLVPAVYVLVGMAKVEFGDHTRFVVKWAALTCLVILGAGLLFGII; this is encoded by the coding sequence ATGTTGACCATCCTCGGCTTCGCCATGATCGCGACCTTCCTGGTCCTGATCATGCTGAAGAAGATGTCGCCGATCGCGGCGCTCGTGTTGATCCCGGCACTGTTCTGCGTCTTCGTCGGGAAGGGCGCCAAGCTCGGTGACTACGTCATCGACGGCGTCACCAGCCTCGCCCCGACGGCGGCGATGCTCATGTTCGCGATCGTCTACTTCGGTGTGATGATCGATGTCGGCCTCTTCGACCCGATCGTTCGGGGCATTCTGAAGTTCTGCAAGGCCGACCCGCTCCGCATCGTCGTCGGCACGGCGCTGCTCGCCGCGATCGTCTCCCTCGACGGCGACGGCTCCACCACCTTCATGATCACCGTCTCGGCGATGTACCCGCTGTACAAGCGCCTGAAGATGAGCCTGGTCGTGATGACCGGTGTGGCCGCCATGGCCAACGGCGTGATGAACACGCTGCCCTGGGGCGGCCCGACCGCCCGCGCCGCCACCGCGCTGAAGCTGGACGCCAGCGACATCTTCGTGCCGATGATCCCGGCCCTGGCCGTGGGCCTGCTCTTCGTGTTCGCCCTGTCCTACGTCCTCGGCCGCCGCGAGCGCACCCGGCTCGGCGTGCTCACGCTGGACGAGGTCCTCGTCGAGGAGAAGATCGAGGAGAAGGCCGAGGAGAAGGTCGAGCGGACGGAGACCGTCCTCGTGGGCGCCGGTGGGTCCGGCGGTTCCGGCGCCGCCAAGGGCGCCGCCCCGGCCGCCGGTTCCGGCGCCGCCGCCCTCGGTGACGACGACGAGCCCGACGACGGCTTCCAGGGCCTCGACCCGCACCGCGCCACCCTGCGTCCCAAGCTGTACTGGTTCAACGCCCTGCTCACGGTGGCGCTGCTGACTGCCATGATCATGGAGTGGCTGCCGATCCCGGTGCTGTTCCTGCTCGGCGCCGCGCTCGCCCTCACCGTCAACTTCCCGCACATCCCGGACCAGAAGGCCCGGCTCGCCGCCCACGCCGAGAACGTCCTGAACGTCTCCGGCATGGTCTTCGCCGCCGCCGTCTTCACCGGTGTGCTCAAGGGCACCGGCATGGTCGACCACATGGCCAAGTGGATGGTGGACAACATCCCGGACGGCATGGGCCCGCACATGGCGATCGTCACCGGCGTCCTGAGCCTTCCGCTCACCTACTTCATGTCGAACGACGGCTTCTACTTCGGTGTCCTGCCGGTCCTCGCCGAGGCCGGCGCCGCCCACGGAGTCACGCCGCTGGAGATGGCCCGCGCCTCGCTCGTCGGCCAGCCCCTGCACATGTCGAGCCCGCTGGTCCCGGCCGTCTACGTCCTCGTCGGCATGGCGAAGGTCGAGTTCGGCGACCACACGCGGTTCGTGGTGAAGTGGGCGGCGCTGACCTGCCTGGTGATCCTCGGCGCAGGCCTGCTGTTCGGGATCATCTGA
- a CDS encoding TetR/AcrR family transcriptional regulator → MKSVPQATSLRRAPVQRRSAERLTRILDACADLLDEVGYDALSTRAVAERAGVPIGSVYRFFGNKRQMADALAQRNLERYSERVTDRLKGAGSGADWRAAMDAVLDEYLAMKRTAPGFSLVDFGNQIPVGARHAEPNHRVADRLTELLSGYLGREVDDDLRRTFLIAVEAADTLVHLAFRVDPEGDTKVIDETRELLRAYLARTLD, encoded by the coding sequence ATGAAGTCCGTGCCCCAAGCGACATCGCTTCGTCGTGCGCCCGTGCAGCGGCGCAGCGCCGAACGGCTGACCAGAATCCTCGACGCCTGCGCCGACCTGCTGGACGAGGTCGGCTACGACGCCCTGAGCACCCGCGCCGTCGCCGAGCGCGCCGGTGTCCCCATCGGCTCCGTCTACCGCTTCTTCGGCAACAAGCGGCAGATGGCCGACGCGCTCGCGCAGCGCAACCTGGAGCGCTACTCCGAGCGCGTCACCGACCGCCTGAAGGGGGCCGGGAGCGGGGCGGACTGGCGGGCCGCGATGGACGCCGTGCTGGACGAGTACCTGGCCATGAAGCGCACCGCGCCCGGCTTCTCCCTCGTCGACTTCGGCAACCAGATCCCGGTCGGCGCCCGGCACGCCGAACCCAACCACCGGGTCGCCGACCGCCTCACCGAGCTGCTCTCCGGCTACCTCGGCCGCGAGGTGGACGACGATCTGCGCCGCACCTTCCTGATCGCCGTGGAGGCCGCGGACACCCTCGTCCACCTGGCCTTCCGGGTGGATCCGGAGGGTGACACGAAGGTGATCGACGAGACGCGGGAGCTGCTGCGGGCGTATCTGGCGCGGACGCTGGACTGA
- a CDS encoding GntR family transcriptional regulator: MTSFAPDSIVLTRKLPLWYQVSQSLRASILGRSPRDPLRLPTEEQLAGHYGVSVLTMRQALKELEAEGLITRHRRRGTFIEPTAQRGAPVRLLGSVDAIVAQQSGMATQLLAHGRAAVPAEVAEHFPDLAEVATYHRLRSDEETGEPTNHARNYVRPELADRIDPDDLVRWPMTKVLRDVVGADISRITDTVEARLADPETARLLRVPLLSPILHYTGVTYDAAGRVLDAAVIHYRGDRFSFTVTLDAT; encoded by the coding sequence GTGACCTCCTTCGCCCCGGACTCGATCGTCCTCACCCGCAAGCTGCCGCTCTGGTACCAGGTGTCGCAGTCGCTGCGCGCCTCGATACTCGGCCGCTCGCCCCGGGATCCGCTCCGGCTGCCCACCGAGGAGCAGTTGGCGGGGCACTACGGGGTGAGCGTGCTGACCATGCGGCAGGCGCTGAAGGAACTGGAGGCCGAAGGACTGATCACCCGGCACCGGCGGCGCGGCACGTTCATCGAGCCGACCGCGCAGCGCGGCGCCCCGGTCCGGCTGCTCGGCTCGGTCGACGCGATCGTGGCCCAGCAGTCCGGCATGGCCACGCAGCTCCTCGCGCACGGCCGCGCGGCCGTCCCCGCCGAGGTCGCCGAGCATTTCCCGGACCTCGCCGAGGTGGCGACCTATCACCGCCTCAGAAGCGACGAGGAGACCGGCGAGCCCACCAACCACGCCCGCAACTACGTCCGTCCCGAACTCGCCGACCGCATCGACCCCGACGACCTGGTCCGCTGGCCCATGACGAAGGTGCTGCGGGACGTCGTGGGCGCGGACATCAGCCGGATCACGGACACGGTCGAGGCCCGGCTCGCGGACCCGGAGACCGCCCGGCTGCTGCGGGTCCCGCTGCTGAGCCCGATCCTGCACTACACGGGCGTCACTTACGACGCGGCGGGGCGGGTCCTGGACGCGGCCGTCATCCACTACCGCGGCGACCGTTTCTCCTTCACGGTCACCCTCGACGCGACGTGA
- a CDS encoding DMT family transporter has product MHVSTTTRPARRTVRRTELLAAGAAAVTVVLWASAFVAIRSAGDAYSPGALALGRLVCGGVVLGVIWAVRREGWPPRSAWRGIAVSGVLWFGFYMVALNWGEQRVDAGTAALVVNIGPILVALLGARLLGDVMPPRLLAGMAVSFAGAVAVGLSMSGGGGSSVLGVVLCLLAAVGYACGVVAQKPALGRASVLQVTTFGCLVGAVMCLPFAGQLVREAADAPLSATLDMVYLGVFPTALAFTTWAYALARTTASRMGATTYAVPALVVLMSWLVLGEVPGPLTLAGGALCLAGVAVSRSKPRTPPAAEEAKEIPQPRPESASDPA; this is encoded by the coding sequence ATGCACGTCTCGACGACCACCCGCCCTGCCCGTCGTACCGTCCGTCGTACGGAGTTGCTCGCCGCCGGGGCCGCCGCGGTCACCGTCGTGCTGTGGGCCTCCGCGTTCGTGGCGATCCGCAGCGCGGGCGACGCGTACTCGCCGGGGGCGCTGGCGCTCGGGCGGCTGGTCTGCGGCGGGGTGGTGCTGGGCGTCATCTGGGCGGTACGGCGGGAGGGGTGGCCGCCGAGGTCCGCGTGGCGCGGGATCGCCGTGTCGGGCGTGCTGTGGTTCGGGTTCTACATGGTCGCGCTCAACTGGGGCGAGCAGCGGGTGGACGCGGGGACGGCGGCCCTGGTGGTCAACATCGGCCCGATCCTCGTCGCGTTGCTCGGCGCGCGGCTGCTCGGTGATGTGATGCCGCCCCGGCTGCTGGCGGGGATGGCGGTGTCGTTCGCCGGCGCGGTCGCGGTGGGGCTGTCGATGTCGGGCGGGGGCGGGTCGTCGGTGCTCGGGGTGGTGCTGTGCCTGCTCGCCGCGGTCGGCTACGCCTGCGGGGTCGTCGCGCAGAAGCCCGCCCTGGGCCGGGCGAGCGTGCTGCAGGTGACGACGTTCGGGTGTCTGGTCGGGGCGGTGATGTGTCTGCCGTTCGCGGGGCAGCTGGTGCGCGAGGCGGCCGACGCGCCGCTCTCCGCGACGCTCGACATGGTCTACCTCGGCGTCTTCCCGACCGCGCTGGCCTTCACCACGTGGGCGTACGCACTGGCCCGAACGACCGCGAGCCGTATGGGAGCGACCACGTACGCGGTGCCCGCGCTGGTCGTCCTGATGTCGTGGCTGGTACTGGGCGAGGTGCCGGGGCCACTGACCCTGGCGGGCGGGGCGCTGTGTCTGGCGGGGGTGGCGGTGTCGCGGTCGAAGCCGCGTACGCCGCCGGCGGCAGAGGAGGCGAAGGAGATTCCGCAGCCGCGACCGGAAAGCGCGTCGGACCCGGCGTGA
- a CDS encoding MFS transporter, whose protein sequence is MRPGRNRGWLLRLVIAFGFAQGAVSMARPAVSYRALALGADERAIGVIAGVYALLPLFAAVPLGRRTDHGRCAPLLPVGVVLISGGCVLSGLADSLWAMALWSGVMGLGHLCFVIGSQSLVARQSAPHEQDRNFGHFTIGASLGQLVGPIAAGALIGGDDMAGSSALALLVAGAGCAAAFTSLWRIEHRDSTPKSRTAQGDRIPVGRILHTRGVPAGILISLSVLSATDILTAYLPVVGEHRGIAPSVVGVLLSVRAAASIACRLVLTPLLRLLGRTLLLTVTCLLAALLCAGIALPVPVWALGVILAVLGFCLGVGQPLSMTTVVQAAPDGARSTALALRLTGNRLGQVAAPAAAGLVAGVAGVAAPFVMLGALLLLSSGVALRSPGDPGGEGGGDGDRRPGRRPRSGLRRSSDV, encoded by the coding sequence GTGAGGCCCGGCAGGAACCGCGGCTGGCTGCTCCGTCTCGTCATCGCCTTCGGCTTCGCGCAGGGGGCGGTGTCGATGGCCAGGCCCGCCGTCTCCTACCGGGCCCTCGCCCTCGGCGCGGACGAGCGGGCGATCGGCGTCATCGCGGGCGTGTACGCGCTGCTTCCGCTCTTCGCCGCCGTCCCGCTCGGCCGCCGCACCGACCACGGCCGCTGCGCACCCCTGCTGCCCGTCGGCGTGGTGCTCATCTCCGGCGGCTGTGTGCTGAGCGGTCTCGCGGACTCCCTGTGGGCGATGGCGCTGTGGAGCGGGGTGATGGGACTCGGCCACCTCTGCTTCGTCATCGGCTCCCAGTCGCTCGTCGCCCGCCAGTCCGCGCCGCACGAACAGGACCGCAACTTCGGCCACTTCACCATCGGCGCGTCCCTCGGCCAACTGGTCGGTCCCATCGCGGCCGGAGCGCTCATCGGGGGCGACGACATGGCGGGCAGCAGCGCGCTCGCCCTGCTCGTCGCGGGGGCGGGCTGCGCGGCCGCGTTCACCTCGCTGTGGCGCATCGAGCACCGCGACAGCACCCCCAAGTCCCGTACGGCGCAAGGCGATCGCATCCCCGTCGGACGCATCCTGCACACCCGGGGCGTCCCCGCCGGCATCCTGATCAGCCTCTCCGTGCTGTCCGCGACCGACATCCTCACCGCCTATCTGCCGGTGGTCGGCGAACACCGGGGCATCGCGCCGTCGGTCGTCGGCGTCCTGCTCAGCGTCCGCGCGGCCGCCTCCATAGCCTGCCGGCTGGTCCTCACCCCACTGCTGCGGCTGCTGGGCCGGACGCTGCTGCTCACCGTGACCTGTCTGCTGGCGGCCCTGCTCTGCGCGGGGATCGCGCTGCCGGTGCCGGTCTGGGCGCTCGGGGTGATCCTCGCGGTGCTCGGGTTCTGCCTCGGCGTCGGGCAGCCGCTGTCCATGACGACGGTCGTCCAGGCGGCCCCGGACGGCGCCCGGTCCACCGCCCTCGCGCTGCGGCTCACCGGCAACCGGCTCGGCCAGGTCGCCGCGCCCGCTGCCGCCGGGCTGGTGGCCGGGGTCGCGGGCGTGGCCGCGCCGTTCGTGATGCTGGGGGCGCTGTTGCTGCTGTCGTCGGGGGTGGCGCTGCGCTCGCCGGGGGATCCGGGAGGGGAGGGCGGAGGGGACGGCGACCGGCGGCCCGGGCGGCGGCCGCGGTCGGGGTTGCGCCGGTCGAGCGATGTCTGA
- the hmgA gene encoding homogentisate 1,2-dioxygenase, producing the protein MSSGDARKTAEGLTYLCGFGNEHVSEAAPGALPEGRNSPQRAPLGLYAEQLSGTAFTEPRAHNRRSWLYRIRPSAAHPAFAQLGDGALRTGPFTQTVPDPNRLRWDPLPEPSAGTDFLAGMWTLGGNGDAAQRTGMAVHLYHANASMDRVFSDADGELLIVPERGGLLLRTEFGLLHAEPGEVALIPRGVRFRVDLLDASARGYVCENYGAPFRLPDLGPIGANGLANARDFRAPVAAYEDVEGPVEVVNKFCGHLWGATYGHSPLDVVAWHGTHVPYVYDLRRFNVIGSISHDHPDPSIFTVLTSPSDTPGLAGVDFVVFAPRWLVGEDTFRPPYFHRNVMSEYMGLIEGAYDAKTAGKGGFVPGGGSLHNMMSAHGPDRETFDRASTAELKPQKIDDGLAFMFETRWPLTLTPQAARADHLQPCYDDVWQGLERHFRPSDSTLH; encoded by the coding sequence ATGAGCAGCGGGGACGCACGCAAGACGGCCGAGGGGCTGACCTACCTCTGCGGGTTCGGCAACGAGCACGTCTCCGAGGCCGCCCCCGGCGCCCTGCCCGAGGGCCGCAACTCGCCGCAGCGCGCCCCCCTCGGCCTGTACGCGGAGCAGCTCAGCGGCACCGCGTTCACCGAGCCGCGCGCCCACAACCGCCGGTCCTGGCTCTACCGGATCCGCCCGTCGGCCGCGCACCCGGCGTTCGCCCAGCTCGGCGACGGCGCGCTGCGCACCGGGCCGTTCACGCAGACGGTCCCCGACCCGAACCGGCTGCGCTGGGATCCCCTGCCCGAGCCGTCCGCCGGCACGGACTTCCTGGCCGGAATGTGGACCCTCGGCGGCAACGGCGACGCCGCCCAGCGCACCGGCATGGCCGTGCACCTGTACCACGCGAACGCCTCGATGGACCGCGTCTTCAGCGACGCCGACGGCGAGCTGCTGATCGTCCCCGAGCGGGGCGGGCTGCTGCTGCGCACGGAGTTCGGGCTGCTGCACGCCGAGCCCGGCGAGGTGGCGCTGATCCCGCGCGGGGTCCGCTTCCGCGTCGACCTCCTGGACGCCTCGGCGCGCGGTTACGTCTGCGAGAACTACGGCGCCCCGTTCCGCCTCCCCGACCTCGGCCCGATCGGCGCCAACGGCCTCGCGAACGCTCGCGACTTCCGGGCGCCCGTCGCCGCGTACGAGGACGTCGAGGGCCCGGTGGAGGTCGTCAACAAGTTCTGCGGCCACCTCTGGGGCGCGACCTACGGCCACTCCCCGCTCGATGTCGTCGCCTGGCACGGCACCCATGTGCCGTACGTGTACGACCTGCGCCGCTTCAACGTCATCGGGTCCATCTCGCACGACCACCCCGACCCGTCGATCTTCACGGTGCTGACGTCCCCGTCCGACACCCCCGGCCTCGCCGGCGTGGACTTCGTGGTCTTCGCCCCCCGCTGGCTGGTCGGCGAGGACACCTTCCGGCCGCCGTACTTCCACCGGAACGTGATGAGCGAGTACATGGGCCTGATCGAGGGCGCGTACGACGCCAAGACGGCCGGAAAGGGAGGCTTCGTGCCGGGCGGCGGCTCGCTGCACAACATGATGTCGGCGCACGGCCCGGACCGGGAGACGTTCGACCGGGCGAGCACCGCCGAGCTGAAGCCGCAGAAGATCGACGACGGGCTGGCGTTCATGTTCGAGACGCGCTGGCCGCTCACCCTCACCCCGCAGGCGGCCCGTGCGGACCATCTGCAACCGTGCTACGACGACGTCTGGCAGGGCCTCGAACGCCACTTCCGTCCGTCCGACAGCACATTGCACTGA